In Nicotiana tabacum cultivar K326 chromosome 10, ASM71507v2, whole genome shotgun sequence, the DNA window cttacaacaatatctatcatgctagtattcagatgacACCATTTGAAGCATTATACTgtaggagatatagatctcccattggatggtttgagaCTGAGGAAGCTGAGTGATAGGGCCAAACCTCATGCATCAGGCCAGGGAAAAGATTAAGACCATCAAAAAGCGGTTGAAAACTACTCAAAGTCGTGAAAAGTCCTATTCAATTCATCGCAAaaacttagagttcaaagaagatgattgggtattcttgaaggtttccccatgaagggtataatgcggtttggaAAGGAAGGGAAATCAAATCCGAGGTATGTCGGGCTGTACAGAattattcagaggattggtcaggtagcgtacaagcttgagctaccacctgagatgccGTTAGTGCGCctggtatttcatgtgtctatggtGAAGAAAGTGATTGGGGATCTGTCGCTTATCGTGGGTGTTGATACAATCGAAGCTAATGAAGAACTACTAtacgaagaaattccagttgccattcttgataggcaagtctgaAGGTTGAGAAATAAACAAATTGCCTCCATGAAAGTGTTATGACAAGACCAAaaagttgaagaggctacttgggaggccgaggaaaacatgaaaaagaagtaccctcatttgtttgaatagccatgtagtAGTTTCTATGAAGTTACTTCCTGTAAATtgtgtatcacttgttcagttaatgtaaatgTGTTCCTTTTTGGTTATATGTTGCTTATGAGGCAatggttggtgttgttttgtgttatgttacgtcatttgatcatatatatatatgtgtgtgtgtgtgtgtgtgtgtgtgtgtgtatgtgtgtgtgtgtgtatgtatgtgtgtgtgtatgttgttaggatgtgacGTTAGGGTGGTTTTGATGATTCTCTAACAGGTAGATAGGCcgaattacaaaggaaactctgcccaaatttttgaaaagtttaggAGTTAGTCAAAAAATTGCAAGTTTGAGGTGTGTGAGAAAAAGAGATAAGTTATGATAAGCGTTTGGGgcagactctacttctcattcgaggacaactgatcctaagcgggggagaatgtaaggccccgaaaaatatttctaattaatttaaggttttgtggttCCAAGGTAGGCTAAACTCACATCACCCAACTTGTAGCGCGCTAGACCATGTTATATCCCTCGCGAGGCCAGGTCTGTAGCGCGCTAGACCATGCTATATCCCTCGCGAGGTAAGGTTTATAGCGTGCTAGATCGTGTTATATCCCTCGCGAAtcgttaaatacacgcaaagggtcatttttgaacaaatattctgatgttttagagagaagggagagtgttttagagagagagaaaatcatagactaattattcatcaagtcttgctcaaatcttggaagattaacaagggaaacccacaagttcttcatctaagaggtaaggttccataccctagtttttaatttcgaatttgggtagaagatggttgattaggagtatgattcatgggtatgagagtattatttatacatgcatgtaccaataagaattgtggaaagattgttgaacttaaataagtaaggaaaaTTGCACTTCTAgtatttgataatatgctcaaatgagcagagaccatgaatatcttcctaatatgtgttcaattttgttatttcACAAAATAGATTTGGATAGCTAGAAATTccagaacattgtagtaatttaagaaaagctcaagcaaggtatgtaTGACTAAAAACCCTCTTCTTAGAATCTAACCCCATGTGTTCGTATAATCGGTGTAAGTTCCAAATTGATCGTTATAGGAATTGCTATTCCGAATATGCTAGTGTTGAGAAATATATGTGCAATATGTATTCCAATGCTTTCATCATTATTATCTTGTCATTTGAGAATATGTTAAAAATATGGAATGTGTGCTACAAATACCTAGACTTCAAACCAAATTCGAATAAAGATTGTTATGCTaaattgtgtgaaaagcctctatgtgccttagactatAAATTGCTCATGTGTGTAATCAAAGTATTGAATGAAAGGCCTTGTTTCTGTTGATATGATAATGTGGAActtgagttatgaaatgtggccaagtgccaagaattaTATAACAATTGTGGCCAATAGTGCCGATGAAGTAAAAGACGTGAAAGAAATATAAAATGAGAGGATTGATAGAAAATGGTAATGTCTCGAgcgagacggcctagccgatcaggctgTTATCAGACACCATgtcacacacatggtggtaactgtGCTGGAAATTCGAACTAGAATTTGAGAATGAAATTGTAATTCTGGTTGATGTCttaaatgagatgacctagctgatcgggcccTGATCGGACTCCGCataagaatacggtggtattaTGGATGATGGTGTAACAGTATTAAAGGTGTCCCTGCCTAAAGCTATGGAAGTTTACTTGAAAGCTTATGTGATTCTTAATTTGATGTTGTGGTATTGTTTAAAGATTTTATTGATTTTGTGATTACTTCCTTATTATATTATTGTTaattctaatgagatggtgtttagttatacatactagtatcattcaacggtactaacgtccttttttaCCGGGGCACTACTTTTTAAGTGCATGTAGGTGGTGCCATAGCGGGCAGTGTTGATCAGCATTAGCAGTACATCCTCCTCTCAGTAGTCTTGGTGAGCTCCATTCCATTTCGGGGTTATGCATCTTTTGTCCCTTATGTAATGTgcttgaggtatagtcggggccttattgTTGGTACTTTTGTAGTACTCTTTTGTTTCTATTTAGAAGCttcgtagacactatgtgggttgtatatgggtgttggaaaGGTCAATGGTTTATGTTGTGTCTTAGACTCTTGTTTCTCTCAATCATAAGGATGTgtgtattttgaaacttaacaaTGACTTAACTAATGAAACGATTTAGTATTGTTTACATGTTCTTCCTATTTTTTAAATTCATGAAAACATGCCTCCTCTTGACCAtaagtgagttgggtagaaagtgtctaataggcttgctcgaccgggttcatttgactgagcgtcggtcgcgctccccgaggttggggcatgacaataaGAAAAAAGATCAAACAAACCCGGGCTCAAGTGCACTCACTGTTGTGCTCTACCGGCATTAGTCTGTCCTGCACAAAGTTCTTCCACATCTTGGTAGTTTTGTTGAAGTCAAAGCGGATCATATCAAGATGTGCATCAACCTTAGTCCTTCTCCATTTTGCCTTAGAATTGATACCACACAGAGTGTGACGAATATCCTGGTAGATTGGGCACTTGACAAACTTTTGCAGCCTCCTCAGGCTACGGAAATCCACTCCTATGAATTTGCATAATAACGCCTTATCCAATGGCACTTTCATTCCTCTAACCCACCACACAAAACCGATGCTCATTCCATTTTGCATATAGCTCCTTACCATGCTCAAATTTTCATGTCTCGGGCACTCAAGGAACTTATTCATCTTCATATCTCTCAACCGGGCTTGCACGTCGGGGAAATTCATCTCCAAGGTGGTCACATTAATCCCCATTTAAAATATGTACTACCCATATGGCTCAAAGTCATGGTACCACTGGATGGCATCCTCACGAACCATAACCAACTTGGGTCGTGGTCCCGATGGTGCCCTCTTTAACCCGTTGGCAACCTACTTCCCTTTGGCTTGCTGAGATGGCCCTTCATCTTGCTTGTGCTTTTTAGGAGGGGGGCATTATTAGACGACTTCCCCACTCCTTTGCCTTTGTTTGCACCATCACGACCCATAGCAAGCTATAGCACAATCAATTTAGATGTGAGAATTAATCATGAAAACCATCTAAGGTTATCGTGAAATTCAAagatgaccccacacttaaaacagAAGGCTCTATGTAATATACTCACAATAGTGGTTCAAAAGTGCACAAAGGTTGCACCACAAGGCAATGGTTACTTAAGCAACACTTGAGTCGCAATTACTACAACTAGTACAATACAGTAACTAATTCTAACAAGAAGCTACAATATATATTATACTTGATACAAGGTGTGGGTAATGTTACTATGGTATGGTAAACACGAAACACAAGCTTCGGGCTATGTAAACCACCCCCCAAATGCCCCACACTTATCCCAACATCACATACAACTACACTCGGCCACTCAGACTTCACTAGTGCACAATTTACTCTttcaagcattttatcaaataagTGGTGGCAATCAATTGTGTGTCTCTTTATTCAACAATGGTGGATCATGAGTACCCACCAAAGTTTTTAATGAAGTAGAGGAAATTGCAGTTTACTACTCCGTAGAACATATTCACAACAACATTCAACAACCAAATTGAATATAGAGACAACCCGCCATAGCAATATCAGTTGTAAAAGAAAATTATGCGGGATGGCGGAGTGGGGGTCGTTTGGGATGGACGGATTACAACTCCACGAAatcataaaatacaaaaagagaaagaggaagaagaggcaTAACTTTGATTTTGAGATGAAAGCAAGCAAAGAACAATGGAgaaattgagagagagagagagcaagaaGCGGGGAGAGAAAATGAGGGTTTGGGGGTTAGAGTTATTTTTTCAATTAGATGGGAATGGGTATGGGTAATGAGCATGGGTTATTAGGTGCGTGTAGATGGGTATTCGAGTCAGATTTTATGGGTAGTGGGCTAATTGTAACTaataaaatgaaaaggaaaaaaatcctACCTGCCACCCCCCAGCCCAGTGCGTCGTGCTAGGCGTGGTGCTGGGGGATTTTGTCGCTTCTATTTTTTCTGCCCCAAGCAGCATGGGGCGCTGACCTGGGCCCTAGTTTTcgatttttctattttgttttttaaatGAACATCCCCACCAACTCGTGCACTTAGTACATCCATTATACGCGTCCCACATCATTCCAACCAATAATTTATATGACTTCAAAGTAAATAAAAAACTCTAATCTACTCTAATTAATAAGAAAAGGACTAAACTATGAAAGAAATAAACATTggattgcctcccaacaagcgctcgATTTAACGTCATAGCATGATGCAACATGTTCCCTCATGCATCCATCAAGTCTATCAAAGTTTTGTGATGACGAACgacaccaccccaatagtgtttcaCTCTCTGCTCATTGACTAAAAAAATGCACCATTGCTTTTGGGATCCTATAGCTCCATAGTTTCGTGCTTCATAACACGCACTACTTCAAATGGACCCGACCATCTAGACTTGATATTCCCATGAAAGACCATCAACCTTGAATTGAACAATAGAACGGCTTAATTGGGTTCAAACTCACAATGCAAAATGTGTTTGTCAGGCcatttctttgttttctctttataCAACTTCACATTCTCATATGCGTGCAGTCGAAACTCTTCAATCTAAATTAGTTGCAACATCTAGTTTACCCCAGATAGATCCACATCAAATTTGAGCTTCTTGATTTCCCAATATGCTTTATGCTCAAGCTCAACTGGCAAGTGACAAGCCTTTCCATTAACCAACATGTACGGTGAAGTGCCATATGGAGTTTTGTATGCCTTGCGATATGACTAAAGAGCTTGCTAGCCCAATCCTTCATACTCAAACTCATCTAGCTTGCTAGCCCAATCCTTCCTACTTGCGCTCACTATTTCTCCAAAATTTCTTCACCTCCCTATTTGAGCCCTCCATTTGACCATTGGTTTGCGGATGATAAGCAATTACGACCTTGTATATCGCCATATACTTAGCTAAGAGTTTTCCCAATAGTTTGTTACAAAAGCGAGTACCTCCATCACTAATCAAAGCACTAGGAGTTCCgaatcttgtgaaaatatttttcttcacaaagCTCACCACCAATTTAACATCATTCGTCGGCAAAGCCACATCCTCAACCAACTTTGATAGATAGTCAACCACAATCAAGATGTATCGATGACCATTTAATGCCAGCAATGGCCCCATGAAGTCTATTCCCCAAACATTAAAGATTTCAACCTCAAGTATGCCCTTAAATGGCATCTCATGCCTTCTTGAAATTGTATTTGTCCTTTGGCACCtatcacatcttttcacaaaaGCATGTGTGTCATGACCCATACTCAAGGagtgcgaccgacgctcaaccgagtgaacccggcttAGCGAGCCTATTAGATTCTTTCTACCAAAATTAGAAGACATATTCTCATTAGTTAAGTAATAAggagatcatgtatacaataccaaATCATTTTCATTGGTTACTTCGTTTTATTgtctcaaaatacacacattTTCATAGTCTGAAGTggaataaataattcaaacaCAATATAACTCATATGACTTTCCCAGCGCCCGTATACAACcaacactatgtctacggagcctctaataatTACAAAACTACAATAGTAGTGTCGAAAATAAGgttccgactatacctcaaaacgtgataatATAATGAACAAACAATACATGGCCCTGGAATGttgtggggctcaccaagtctgctgaaatgaggatgtaccactatcactgatcaatgttgTCTGTTATGGAacaacctgcatccattaaagatgtatcTCCCCCCCCCCAAAAGGGACGTTACTACCGTCGAATAGAGCTACTATGtatgactaaacaccctctctatagaatgaataataatacaaggaggaacaatcataaaatcaatggtagcctcaaacaataccaaaacatcaagttaagcaACACATAGGTTTTCAAATAATTTTCCATGTTttgagatctttagtaccgatatactatcattcacaataccaccgcactttttacacggagtccgatcacgacccaattggctaggccgtctcatttgagacatcaaccacaatcacaatttcaattataattttcagcacaatcaccaccatgtgcgTGGCATGACATTCAatcacggcccgatcagctaggtcgcctcacccgagacattaccattttctatcaatcatctcacttcatacttctttcacatattttcaaTTAATTGGCACTAGTTGCCAGAATTAtaacatcatacttggcactttGCCGTATTTCATATGTCATGCTCCCCTTTTCACTTTCACaaatcatcatcattatcaacaacaagacttTTCAATTCAAGACTTTATGTACACATATGAGTAATTAAGAGTCTTAGACATATAAAGATTTTTCACATAATTTGGCATGATAAccttcattcaaactttacttgAAATCGTAACATTTATGATAAACAGctcatactttgaacatattctcaaacgATAACATAGCATGATAAAAGCATTTGGAACACATATTGaccatatatctttcaacacatgTTTAATCGGAATAGCCAATTTAATAATGATCAACTCGGGTCTTACATTACTTACATTAACACCGTGAGATTCAATTCTGAgaaaggagtttagccaacacaccacaattgagcttccttaaactctaaaatatttcggatttcttagcaacttcaatctattttagaaatataataaattgaataaaaaattatgaagttgatcatggttctagctcatttgagcatttcattaaacactaggtgtgcattaaggtttctcggtctttttatggaggatttcatcatcccacaaccctttTTTTAACCATCTTTAGACACTCACAATCTTCCttaccctttgataacacatgcatgcaaaataaataactttcatacccaagaattgtcttgctaattacccatttttagtCAATTTTTTCGAAATTAAGGGCTAG includes these proteins:
- the LOC142165183 gene encoding uncharacterized protein LOC142165183, with product MGHDTHAFVKRCDRCQRTNTISRRHEMPFKGILEVEIFNVWGIDFMGPLLALNGHRYILIVVDYLSKLVEDVALPTNDVKLVVSFVKKNIFTRFGTPSALISDGGTRFCNKLLGKLLAKYMAIYKVVIAYHPQTNGQMEGSNREVKKFWRNSERK